The region GGGCTGGCCGCAGCCGGCAGCCTTGCTCGATTCAATAAAAACGCCAACCCGAAGGTTGGCGTTTTTATTGGCGCGGCAAATTCTGTTACCCGGCGCAAGCAAGGCACGGGGAGATGCAAGGCTAGGCCGGTATCTGGACAGTTGCCATTACTGCGCTGCGGGCGCGCTTCTCTCATTCGTGGCTTGCCTGGCAGCAGGCAGGCCAAATGACGCTGGTAATCGCCCCAGGATTTCGCCAGTGATGCCGGAGTAAAAAACGATGCCCAAGATATTCCCAGTAAGAAATACTCTATCTGTCGTAGTCACGTCGATTTGTTGTGGTGTTGAATCGGACGACTCGTAGTCGTAGGCAATGTAAGGCGATGCCAGCTGCATCACGATCATCGCCTTCAAGACCGGCAATTCTTTTGCCGCGACGGCATTTTCCAGCGTAAACTGGAATGCAGGTTTTATGTATTGGGTGTAGCCCCGGTCAATATCCAGGAATGGGATGCGATTGACGGCAACGCCCATCGTGGATGTGTACGTTTCTTCAATGGGATAGTAGCCGCGATAGTAGCCGCGATAGGTGCTGCGTCCTTTATAACGGCCTTTCGAGTTCAATTTGGAACTCAAGTCAAATTGGTCCAGTCCTTTATAGGAAGGCTTGTTGATGTCATAGTCAGGCGCGCCGATGCCATTCAAGTCTCGTGTGCGGGGAAAGACATACAGCTTCACCTTTCCCGTATCCGCATTGAAATCGTACCCAATGCCAACGGAATATGCTCCGTCTTTTTTGACGGAAACAACAAAGGCCAGTGCATCATTCAAGCTCGAATCCGCCACCACTTTTTCGTTCAGCGCTGCCGCCATTCTGCGCTTGTAGTCAGCCGTCGATTCAAACTCCCCCTTTTTCTCGCGCACAAATTTTTTGACTGCCTCGATGACCGCGCCCAGCGGCAAGCCTGGATACGCCGGATCGAGGCGGTCGCTGTCGAGCATCTCCATGGAAAATTTCTCCCCCTCCACCTTTCGTTCCCATGGCCTGTGGAGGACGGCACTCTTCTGTTCCTGAGGCGTTGCGCTCGATGGGCTTTTCACTTGCTCTGCCACTTGCGTGGCCTGTGCCGTGCCCATGCCTGCAAGTGCGCTGGTGGCAGCCAGCAAGAACCATTTTTTCATTTTCATCATCCTTGATGCCGGTGTTAATATTTATTTAATTTTAACATGTTTCCCATGGGGAATATCTGCCGGTATCGGGGTACTGGCGTCTCGCGTCAGGCCGCCGGGCCATGCGCTGGAGGGGAAATACCGTATCGGATGAGGGGAGGATGCCGGCATGCGGCCCGAAGAGGGGGATGCTGCGGTGAATTGGCGCAGTCCACAAACAAAAACGCCACCCGAAGGTGGCGTTTTTGAACGTATAACGAATTCTTGGTGGCCCGGGGCGGAATCGAACCACCGACACAAGGATTTTCAATCCTCTGCTCTACCGACTGAGCTACCAGGCCAAGGTGGCGAATTATAGCAGACCAAAACGGGAATGCAAGAGCCGGCTGCGACTTTTCCTGTATTTCCCGGATCGGCATTGCGTTACTTGCGCGTGGGTCAAATATGATTTGATATAAACGGTATTTTTCTCAATAAAAGATGGGCGCATAGTGTGGTCATCGAAATCTATTTGAGAGGACTGCCGCATGAACACCAGCACCCAACACACCGCCATCCCTGAAATCGGCCTGGGCACTTTCCGCCTGCAGGGCCAGGTCGTCATCGATTCCGTCACCACGGGCCTGGACGTCGGCTACCGCCATATCGATACGGCGCAAATCTATGGCAATGAAGCCGAAGTGGGGCAGGCGATCGCCGCCAGCGCCGTCCCGCGCGACGAGTTGTTCGTCACCACCAAGATCTGGATCGAGAGCCTGCAGCGCGACAAGCTGATTCCAAGTTTGAAAGACAGCCTGCACAAGCTGCGGCTGGAACAGCTGGACCTAACCCTGATCCACTGGCCGTCGCCGCAAGACGCGATTCCCGTGGCCGAATACATGGCGGCGCTGGCGGATGCCAAGGCGCAGGGGCTGACCAGGGCCATCGGCGTGTCGAATTTTACCAACGCGCAGCTGCGGCAAGCCATCGATACGGTGGGCGCGGCAGAAATCGCCACGCAGCAGATCGAGATCCACCCGTTCCTGCAAAACCGCAAGGTCATCGACTTCGTGCGCAGCCAAGGCATCCACATCACGGCCTACATGCCGCTCGCGTATGGCAAGGTGATGGCGGATCCCGTGATCGCGGCCATCGCCGCCAGGCACGGCGTGACGCCGGCGCAAGTGGCCCTGAGCTGGTCGCTGCAGCAGGGCTTTGCCGTGATCCCGTCGTCGACCCGGCGCGCCAACCTGGAAGCGAACCTGCATTTCCAGCGCATCACCCTGTCGCCGGACGAGATGGCGCAGATGGCGACGCTGGAGCGTGGCGAGCGCCTGGCCAACCCGGACGGGCTGGCGCCGCAGTGGGATTGAGGTGAAGCCCATGACTGCGATGCAAAAGCTGGGGCAGGGCGGTTTCAGTATCGGCCTGGAACTGCCGCTCGATAATGACTGGTCGTCCACGGGGCGCCAGGCGAATGCGGCGTCCGGCCGGGTGCCGGGCGAGCCGGATCTGAAACAGCATGCGGCGCTGGCGAAGCTGGCCGACCGCCTGGATTTTCGGGCCCTGTGGCTGCGCGACGTGCCCCTGTACGACCCGTCGTTCGGCGACGCGGCCCAGGTCTTCGAGGTGTTTACTTACCTCGGCTACCTGGCCGGTATCACGGACAACATCTTGCTGGGCACGGCCGCCGTGGTGCTGCCGCTGCGTGAGCCGGTGCTGACGTTAAAAGCGGCGGCCAGCGTGGACCAGTTGAGCGGCGGGCGTTTGCTGCTGGGCGTGGCCAGCGGCGACCGGCCCGTCGAGTATCCCGTGTTTGGCCGCGATTTCGACCAGCGCGGCGCCGCCTTCCGCGAGCAGGTCGCCATGCTGCGCGACTGGGGCGAGATGCGCCTGCCGCCCGGCATCCGTCTGCTGCCCAAACCCGCCGCGTCCTTGCCGCTGCTGGTGGCGGGGCTGGCGCAGCAGTCGCCCGCGTGGATCGGCGCGCAGATGGATGGCTGGCTCGCCTATCCGGGCACGCCGGACGACCATGCGCGGCGCTCGGCGCAATGGCGCGCCGTGGCTGGAGAGGACAAGCCGTATGTCAGCTTCATCCACCTGGATCTGGACGAAGATCCGAACCTGCCGCTGCAGCGTTTTCGTTTCGGCGGCCGCACGGGGCGCCATGGCCTGATCGCGGAGCTGCACGCCATGCGCGCGGCCGGCGTGCGGCATATCGGCTTGCAGCTGCGGCAGAACCGCCGCCCGCTGGCCGAGACGATGCAGGAGATCGCGGACCATGTGCTGCCCGTCTTTCATGGCACCGCTTGATCTGGGGCACGCGTTCTGTACTTCCGGACTATCTGAAAAGGGTGGGGCAAACGCTATAATGGCCGCATGAACAGTCCCACTCCCCCTACCATGCGGCGCTTCATGCACAGCCACAGCGACGTTTGCATCGTCGGCAATGGCGCCATCGCGAAAACCACGGCGCTGGCGTTTGCCCAGGCAGGACAAAGCGTCACCCTGCTATCGCCGGTGAGCCCGCCCGCCCCCGCTTCGGCTGCCAAGCCGGTCGAAGCCAGCTGGGACGTGCGCGTGTATGCGCTCAATCATACGGCGCACCAGTTGCTGTCGTCGCTGAAGGTATGGGGTGCTTTGGCGCCTGACAGGGTGGCGCCCGTTGACGCCATGCTGGTCAACGGCGACGGCGCGCAGGCGGGCGGACTCGGTTTCGACGCCTACGGCGCCCATGTGGGCACGCTGGCGTGGATCATCGAAGACCGCAACCTGGGCCAGGCGCTGGACGCCGCCCTCAAATTCGCGCCGAACGTCAGCGTGCTGCAGGGCCGGGCCAGCCGCCTGGAATGGACGAATGATTCGGCCATCGTGCACCTCGATGGCGGCGACACCATCACCTGTGCGCTGGTGGTGGGCGCGGACGGTGCCCAGTCGTGGGTGCGGGGCCAGTGCGATATCGGCCTCGATTACCGCTCGTATGGCCAGCGCGGCGTGGTCAGCAACTTCGCCTGCGAAAAGCCGCACCATGGCGCGGCCCACCAGTGGTTCACGGGCAGCGAAGGCATCGTCGCGCTGCTGCCGCTGCCGGGGGACCGCGTTTCGCTGGTCTGGTCGGCGCCCGATGCGCTGGCCGATACCTTGATGGCCGAATCGGCCGACGCCCTGGCCGCGCGCCTGGCCGCCTATTGCCACGACAAGTTGGGCAAGCTCACGCCGCTGCAGCCGGAGCTGGTGCGCGCATTTCCCCTGACCCTGATGCGCCCGCACGCCATGGTGGCGCCGCGCGTGGCCCTGGTCGGCGACGCCGCCCACGTGGTGCACCCGATGGCGGGCCACGGCATGAACCTGGGTTTTGCCGACGTGGCGCAGCTGGTCAAGACGATCAGCGAACGCGAAGCGCACCGCGGCATCGGCGACGAGCGCATGCTGGCCCGCTATGCGCGCGCGCGCAAGGAAGACGTGCTGTTGATGCAGCTGGCGACCGATGGCCTGGCGCGATTATTTGGCGCCGATCTGGAACCGTTGCGCGTGGTTCGCAATTTGGGATTAAACTTGCTGGATAAATTGCCGGCCCTGAAGCGAAAAATGATTGCGCACGCATTGGGACATCAGTAAATATCAGCGAATCTTAAGATATCGCCGGATAATGGCAGGTGTGAAAATTCAAGGTCGCCGCAGCTGGTCTGCGGCGATCGTTTTGTCAAAGAGATCATGACGCCGGACCAGAGGCCAGTCCCGCCAGGCGTTTCAAGTGGAGAAGTGATAGTGATAAAAATGAGCAGAATCGCATTGGTACTGGCCTCGGGCCTGATGATGTCGTGCGCCGGCGCGGAAACGCCGACGGAAGCAAACATCAAAAAGCTGATCGAGCCGCGCCTGGGCGAAGGCGCCAAGGTCGATTCGGTCAAGGAAACCCCATACGGCGGCCTGTATGAAGTGCGCACGGGCGGCGACATCCTGTACACGGACAAAGCCGCGCAATACCTGTTCGTCGGCCACGTCTTCGACGCCAAGACGTCGCAAGACCTGACCAAGGTGCGCCTCGATGAAGTCAATCGCATCAAGTTCTCCGACTTGCCGCTCGATTCCGCCATGAAGACCGTCAAGGGCAATGGCAAGCGCGTGATCGCCGTGTTCGAAGATCCGAACTGCGGCTATTGCAAGCGTTTCCGCCAGAATGCGCTGAAGGAAATCGACAACGTCACCGTCTACACCTTCATGTACAACATCCTGTCGCCGGACTCCATCGTCAAGTCGCGCAATGTCTGGTGCGCGCCGGACCGCAACAAGGCCTGGGATGACTGGATGTTGAACGGCAAGGCGCCGGCCACGGTGGCCGCCACTTGCGCCAACCCGCATGAAAAAATCCTGGCCCTGGGCCAGCAATTGCGCGTCTCGGGCACGCCAGCCATCTTCTTTGCCGACGGCAGCCGCATTCCGGGCGCGGTCGATGCGAAGACGCTGGAACAGAAATTCTCGACCATTAAGTAATCCGGGCTGTCGCCAGGAAGGCTGGACGGCGCGCCCTCGCAAGGCGCGCTTTTTTTTGCACTTTTTTCCGCTGTCGTATCATCAAGTGTTGTTCGTAGACGCCATAACAATCCAAAAAAGGGGAAGCAGCAGATGATTACCTTGAATATCAACGGACGCGACACGCAGGTCGACGCCGATCCTTCCACGCCCATCCTGTGGGCGCTGCGCGATAACCTGAATATGACGGGCACCAAGTTCGGTTGCGGCGCGGCCCTGTGCGGGGCCTGCACGGTGCACCTCGACGGCCAGCCGATCCGCTCCTGCATCACGCCGATTTCCTCGGTGGGCGCGCAAAAGATCACCACCATCGAAGCGATGGAAAACGATCAGGTGGGCAAGGCCGTGCAGGCGGCATGGGTACGCCACGACGTGCCGCAATGCGGCTACTGTCAAAGCGGCCAGGTGATGAGCGCCACGGCGCTGCTGCGCACCAACAAGGCGCCCAGCGATGCCGACATCGACGGCGCCATGAGCGGCAATATCTGCCGCTGCGGCACCTATCAACGGATCCGCGCAGCCATCAAGGACGCGGCCAAGACCCTGGCCTGAGGAGAGCGACATGCGTATCGAATGGTTGAATCAGGAAGCATTGCAGCATGGCGGGGTGACCCTGGGCGCGGCGCTGGCATCGGCGCCGGTGGCCGTTGCCGATGGCGTGTCGCGGCGCGGTTTCATGAAGGCCGGCGCGGCGGCCGGCGGCGGCTTGATGCTGGGCTTTTTCCTGCCCGGCGCAGGCAAGCTGGCGCAGGCGGCCGATGCCGCGCCCGCCAAGCCCGTGTATGCGCCGAACGCCTTCTTGCACATCGCTCCCGATAACTCGGTGACGGTGCAGGTGAACCGGCTGGAATTCGGCCAGGGCGTGCAAACGAGCTTGCCCATGCTGATCGCCGAGGAACTCGACGCCGACTGGAGCCTGGTGCACGGCGCCCTGGCGCCGGCCGGCGAGCAGTACAAGGATGCCGCCTACGGCATGCAGATGACGGGCGGTTCGGGCAGCATCGCCCACTCGTTTACGCAGTACCGCGAAATCGGCGCCAAGGCGCGCGCCATGCTGGTGGGCGCCGCTGCCGCGCAGTGGAAAGTCAGTCCCGACCAGGTGCGTGCCGCCAAGGGCGTGCTGTATGGCCCTGGCGGACAAAAGGCGACGTATGGCGAGTTTGCCGACGCGGCCATGCGCCAACCCGTGCCCGCCACCGTCAAGCTGAAAGACCCGCGCGAATTTGTCATCATCGGCAAACCCGTGAAACGCCTCGACGCGGCGGCCAAATCCACGGGAAAACAGCAGTTCGGCATCGACTTCAAGCCGCCTGGCGCGAAAGTGGCCATGGTGGCGCGTCCGCCCGTGTTTGGCGCCAAGGTGGCGACATTCGACGCCAGCAAGGCGAAAGCCATCAAGGGCGTGCTCGAGGTACTGGAAGTGAAGATCGACCGTGGCGGCAGCGGCGTGGCGGTGATTGCCGACGGTTACTGGCCTGCCAAGCAGGGACGTGACGCTTTGGCCATCGAATGGGATACGAGCGCCGTGGAAAAGGTCAGCAGCGACAAGCAGCTGGCCGCTTTCAAGGCGCTGGCGAAAACGCCGGGCACGGTGGCGCGCCCATTCGATGTCGCAGCGCTGGCCAAGGCGCCGAAAAAGATCGAAGCTGTGTACGAGTTCCCTTACCTGGCGCACGCGCCGATGGAGCCGCTCAACTGCGTCGTCGACCTGCAGGCCGACAAATGCACGATGTGGGTCGGTTCGCAATTCCAGACGGGTGACCAGGCGGCGATCGCGGCCACCTCCGGCCTGAAGCCGGAGCAGGTGACCTTGCACACGATGATGGCTGGCGGCGGCTTTGGCCGGCGCGCCGTGCCCTCGTCCGATTATGTGGTCGAAGCCGTCAACGTCGCCAAGGCATACCGGGCGGCAGGCAAGAGCGGCCCCTTAAAGCTGATGTGGAGCCGCGAGGATGACATCAAGGGCGGCTACTACCGGCCGTCGCATGTGCACCGCGCGCAGATCGGTCTCGACGCCAAAGGAAAAATCCTCGCCTGGGACCACACCATCGTGGGCCAGTCGATCATGGCCGGCACGCCATTCGAAGCCTTCATGGTGAAAAATGGCGTCGACGGCACCATGGTCGAAGGGATGGGCGAGCCGTACACCCTGCCGATGAAGCTGTCCGTGCACACGGCCAAGGCGAACGTGCCCGTGCTGTGGTGGCGCTCCGTCGGTTCGACGCATACGGCCTTTGTCATGGAAACTCTGATCGACGAGGCGGCGCACGTGGCGAAGATGGATCCCGTCGCCTACCGCAAGCAGCTGATCGACGCCAGGCACACGCGCCACATCGCCGCGCTGGACCTGGCCGTGGCCAAGTCCGGCTATGGCAAGAAGAAGCTGCCGAAAGGGCAGGCCTGGGGCGTGGCCATGCATGAATCGTTCAATTCTGTCGTCGCCTACGTGGTGACGGCTTCCGTGGTGGAAGGCGCGCCCAAGCTGCACCAGGTGTGGGCGGGCGTGCATTGCAACCTGGCCGTCAATCCCTTGACGATCGAGGCGCAAGTGCAGGGCGCCGCGCTGATGGCGCTGGGCATGACCATCCCCGGCGCGGCCATCACGCTCAAGGATGGCGTGGTGCAGCAGCAGAACTTCGGCGACTATCCGGTGCCGCGCATGCCCGACATGCCGGTGATCGAGGTGCACCTGGTGCCGTCGGGCGACGCGCCGACGGGCATGGGCGAGCCGGGCGTGCCGCCATTGGCGCCTGCATTCGCCAATGCGCTGTTTGCCCTGACGGGCAAGCGCCTGCGCAAGCTGCCGTTCGACCTGGCGGCCGCATGACGGCAGTAGTTTTTTGAGTACGGTCGGCATCTTGCTGGCAGCCGGAAGGGGGCGCAGGTTCGACCCTTCCGGCGTGCAGAACAAATTATTGCAGCCTTTGACGGAAGGCTCGCATGCGGGCTTGCCGGTCGTGGTGGCGGCGGCCAGGAACATGCTGGCGGCCCTGCCGCGCGTGCTGGCCGTGGTGCGCGCAGACGATACGCAAGTGGCGCGTGCGCTCGGTGCGCTGGGCTGCGAAGTGCGCGTCTGCCACGACGCCGATACTGGCATGGCCGCCTCGCTCACCTGCGCCATCGACTATGTGCGCGGCGCGCCGGGCTGGCTGATCGCCCTGGGCGACATGCCTTTCGTGGAAGCGGCTACAATCGCCACCTTGTCGCAAGCCATCGGCGATGGCGCGCGCATCGCCGTGCCCGTGTTCCAGGGACGGCGCGGCAATCCTGTCGCGTTCAGCGCCTTTCACTTGCCGCTGCTGCTGGCGCTCGATGGCGACCAGGGTGCGCGCAGCATCGTCAACAGCCATGCCGTGTGTGAAGTGACAGTGGACGACGGCGGCATCTTGCGCGATATTGATACACCTGACGATTTGTAAGGCGGGGCAGTGGCGTTCCCGGGAAGACAGGCCAGACACGAGGAAAACATGAAGAAAGCACCGATTAAAAAAATCACCGCAAAAGCCTCCGGCAATGCCACAAGCAAAGCCGTTGCGAAAACCAGGGCGAAAACCGCACCGGCGGCCGGCATCATCTACAGCATCGCCGCAGCGGACCTGGCCGGTCACATGTTCAAGGTGACGTTGACGGTCAAGTCGCCGGCCGCCATCGGCCAGGTTCTGTCCTTGCCGGCCTGGATTCCGGGCAGCTATATGATCCGCGAATTTTCGCGCAACATCGTCAGCATCCGCGCCGAGTCCGAGGGCAAGGCCGTGGCGCTGACCAAATTGGACAAGCACTCGTGGCAAGCCGCGCCTTGCAAGGGCCCGTTGACGGTCGAATACGACGTGTATGCGTGGGATCTGTCCGTGCGGGCCGCCCACCTGGACCAGAATCACGGCTTCTTCAACGGCACCAGCGTGTTCCTGCGCGTACTGGGCCAGGAATCCGACGCCCATGAAGTGCACATCGTGCAGCCGAAGGATGCGGCCTGCAAGACCTGGCGTGTCGCCACGACCCTGCCGGAACTCAAGGCCAAGCGCTATGGCTTCGGCAGCTACCAGGCGGCCAACTACGATGAGCTGATCGACCATCCGGTGGAGATGGGCGACTTCGCGCTGGCCACCTTCACCGCGCATGGCGTGCCGCACGATATCGTCGTCACGGGCAAGGTGCCGAACCTGGACCTGGACCGTCTGTGCCGCGACCTGAAAGCCATTTGCGAAACGCAGATCGCTTTCTTCGAGCCGAAGACCAAGAAAGCGCCGATGGAGCGTTACGTGTTCATGACCATGGCCGTCGGCGACGGCTACGGCGGCCTCGAACACCGCGCCTCGACGGCGCTGATCTGCGCCCGCGCCGACTTGCCGACGACGGCGTCGACCAGCACGGAAATCGGCGACGGCTACCTGAAATTCCTCGGCCTGTGCAGCCACGAGTACTTCCACACCTGGAACGTCAAGCGCATCAAGCCGGCCGCTTTCGCGCCGTACAACCTGCAGGCGGAAAGCTATTCGCCGCTGCTGTGGCTATTCGAAGGCTTCACCAGCTATTACGACGACCTGATGCTGGTGCGCGCTGGCCTGATCGATGAAGCGGCCTATTTCAAACTGCTGGGAAAAACCGTCAACAGCGTCTTGCGCGGCAGCGGCCGCAGCAAGCAAAGCGTGGCCGATTCCAGCTTCGACGCCTGGGGCAAGTACTACCGCCAGGATGAAAACGCGCCGAACGCCATCGTCAGCTACTACACCAAGGGTTCGCTGATCGCGCTGGCCTTCGACCTGACGATCCGCAGCAAGACGAATGGAGAGAAATCGCTGGACGACGTGATGCAGGCGCTGTGGCAGCGCTATGGCCGCGATTTCTACAAGGGTAAAGCGCGCGGCGTGACGCCGGCCGAAGTCGAAGCCCTGTTCGATGAGATTGCCGGCACGCGCATGAAGCCGTTCTTCGAGCGCTATATCCGCGGCACGGACGACGTGCCGCTGGCGCGCCTGCTGGCGCCGTTCGGTGTGAAATACAGCGACGCGCGCAAGGCGGAAAAAGCCAGCCTGGACGTTAACCTGGGCCGCGACGGCAACGACGCCAAACTGGCGCAGGTACACCAGGGTGGCGCCGCCCACACAGCCGGCCTGTCGGCGGGCGACGTGCTGGTGGCCGTCGACGGCTTGCGCGTGACGGGCAGCAACCTGGACACCTTGCTGGGCCGTTACGCCGTCGGCGCCAGAGTCGCCATCCACGCCTTCCGCCGCGACGAGCTGATGACGTTTGCGGCCGTGCTGCAGGGCGACCGCGTGCCTGGCGTCAGCCTGACCCTGCTGCCGACGCCAAAGAAAGCCACGGGGCCGAAGCGCCCTAGCGCTGTATAAGCTGTTCGTCACGCGGTAAGACAGAAAACCGGCCGTCACTGGCCGGTTTTCTATTTCAGACTGCAATTTCTCAAATGCAACTCGTCCGCCGGCAGCTGCGGATAGCCATCATATTTACTGCAAATGAACTAATTTTTCTTTAACTAAACTAAAATTGCCGAACTGCTTATTTTAGATCGCGCCCAACGTGGAAACCCTCGATCCCCGAACCATCATGCTGATGACGACCCTGATGTGCGGGGCCATGAGCATCGTCATGTTCTCGGTGTATCGCAGTTTCCGGCGCGAGGTGCATGGTCTGGGGCATTGGGCGGCCGGTTTGCTGCTGCTGGTATGCGCATCCCTGCTGTTTGGCACCCGCGAGGTACTGCCGCCGGCCCTGTCGATGATCGCGGCCAATGCGGCGCTGGTGGCCGGCATCGGCCTGTCGATGCTGGGCACGGAAAAATTCTTTGGCCTGGCGCCCAGCCGCCGCGCCTATCTGCTGATACTTGCCCTGGCCATCGCCGGCAATAGCTGGTGGCTGCTGGCGCGCCCGGATTTCTCGGCGCGTGTGGCGGT is a window of Janthinobacterium rivuli DNA encoding:
- the dkgB gene encoding 2,5-didehydrogluconate reductase DkgB, which encodes MNTSTQHTAIPEIGLGTFRLQGQVVIDSVTTGLDVGYRHIDTAQIYGNEAEVGQAIAASAVPRDELFVTTKIWIESLQRDKLIPSLKDSLHKLRLEQLDLTLIHWPSPQDAIPVAEYMAALADAKAQGLTRAIGVSNFTNAQLRQAIDTVGAAEIATQQIEIHPFLQNRKVIDFVRSQGIHITAYMPLAYGKVMADPVIAAIAARHGVTPAQVALSWSLQQGFAVIPSSTRRANLEANLHFQRITLSPDEMAQMATLERGERLANPDGLAPQWD
- a CDS encoding LLM class oxidoreductase translates to MTAMQKLGQGGFSIGLELPLDNDWSSTGRQANAASGRVPGEPDLKQHAALAKLADRLDFRALWLRDVPLYDPSFGDAAQVFEVFTYLGYLAGITDNILLGTAAVVLPLREPVLTLKAAASVDQLSGGRLLLGVASGDRPVEYPVFGRDFDQRGAAFREQVAMLRDWGEMRLPPGIRLLPKPAASLPLLVAGLAQQSPAWIGAQMDGWLAYPGTPDDHARRSAQWRAVAGEDKPYVSFIHLDLDEDPNLPLQRFRFGGRTGRHGLIAELHAMRAAGVRHIGLQLRQNRRPLAETMQEIADHVLPVFHGTA
- a CDS encoding FAD-dependent monooxygenase, whose product is MNSPTPPTMRRFMHSHSDVCIVGNGAIAKTTALAFAQAGQSVTLLSPVSPPAPASAAKPVEASWDVRVYALNHTAHQLLSSLKVWGALAPDRVAPVDAMLVNGDGAQAGGLGFDAYGAHVGTLAWIIEDRNLGQALDAALKFAPNVSVLQGRASRLEWTNDSAIVHLDGGDTITCALVVGADGAQSWVRGQCDIGLDYRSYGQRGVVSNFACEKPHHGAAHQWFTGSEGIVALLPLPGDRVSLVWSAPDALADTLMAESADALAARLAAYCHDKLGKLTPLQPELVRAFPLTLMRPHAMVAPRVALVGDAAHVVHPMAGHGMNLGFADVAQLVKTISEREAHRGIGDERMLARYARARKEDVLLMQLATDGLARLFGADLEPLRVVRNLGLNLLDKLPALKRKMIAHALGHQ
- a CDS encoding DsbC family protein produces the protein MSRIALVLASGLMMSCAGAETPTEANIKKLIEPRLGEGAKVDSVKETPYGGLYEVRTGGDILYTDKAAQYLFVGHVFDAKTSQDLTKVRLDEVNRIKFSDLPLDSAMKTVKGNGKRVIAVFEDPNCGYCKRFRQNALKEIDNVTVYTFMYNILSPDSIVKSRNVWCAPDRNKAWDDWMLNGKAPATVAATCANPHEKILALGQQLRVSGTPAIFFADGSRIPGAVDAKTLEQKFSTIK
- a CDS encoding (2Fe-2S)-binding protein; amino-acid sequence: MITLNINGRDTQVDADPSTPILWALRDNLNMTGTKFGCGAALCGACTVHLDGQPIRSCITPISSVGAQKITTIEAMENDQVGKAVQAAWVRHDVPQCGYCQSGQVMSATALLRTNKAPSDADIDGAMSGNICRCGTYQRIRAAIKDAAKTLA
- a CDS encoding xanthine dehydrogenase family protein molybdopterin-binding subunit, whose translation is MRIEWLNQEALQHGGVTLGAALASAPVAVADGVSRRGFMKAGAAAGGGLMLGFFLPGAGKLAQAADAAPAKPVYAPNAFLHIAPDNSVTVQVNRLEFGQGVQTSLPMLIAEELDADWSLVHGALAPAGEQYKDAAYGMQMTGGSGSIAHSFTQYREIGAKARAMLVGAAAAQWKVSPDQVRAAKGVLYGPGGQKATYGEFADAAMRQPVPATVKLKDPREFVIIGKPVKRLDAAAKSTGKQQFGIDFKPPGAKVAMVARPPVFGAKVATFDASKAKAIKGVLEVLEVKIDRGGSGVAVIADGYWPAKQGRDALAIEWDTSAVEKVSSDKQLAAFKALAKTPGTVARPFDVAALAKAPKKIEAVYEFPYLAHAPMEPLNCVVDLQADKCTMWVGSQFQTGDQAAIAATSGLKPEQVTLHTMMAGGGFGRRAVPSSDYVVEAVNVAKAYRAAGKSGPLKLMWSREDDIKGGYYRPSHVHRAQIGLDAKGKILAWDHTIVGQSIMAGTPFEAFMVKNGVDGTMVEGMGEPYTLPMKLSVHTAKANVPVLWWRSVGSTHTAFVMETLIDEAAHVAKMDPVAYRKQLIDARHTRHIAALDLAVAKSGYGKKKLPKGQAWGVAMHESFNSVVAYVVTASVVEGAPKLHQVWAGVHCNLAVNPLTIEAQVQGAALMALGMTIPGAAITLKDGVVQQQNFGDYPVPRMPDMPVIEVHLVPSGDAPTGMGEPGVPPLAPAFANALFALTGKRLRKLPFDLAAA
- a CDS encoding nucleotidyltransferase family protein, which translates into the protein MSTVGILLAAGRGRRFDPSGVQNKLLQPLTEGSHAGLPVVVAAARNMLAALPRVLAVVRADDTQVARALGALGCEVRVCHDADTGMAASLTCAIDYVRGAPGWLIALGDMPFVEAATIATLSQAIGDGARIAVPVFQGRRGNPVAFSAFHLPLLLALDGDQGARSIVNSHAVCEVTVDDGGILRDIDTPDDL
- a CDS encoding M61 family metallopeptidase; protein product: MKKAPIKKITAKASGNATSKAVAKTRAKTAPAAGIIYSIAAADLAGHMFKVTLTVKSPAAIGQVLSLPAWIPGSYMIREFSRNIVSIRAESEGKAVALTKLDKHSWQAAPCKGPLTVEYDVYAWDLSVRAAHLDQNHGFFNGTSVFLRVLGQESDAHEVHIVQPKDAACKTWRVATTLPELKAKRYGFGSYQAANYDELIDHPVEMGDFALATFTAHGVPHDIVVTGKVPNLDLDRLCRDLKAICETQIAFFEPKTKKAPMERYVFMTMAVGDGYGGLEHRASTALICARADLPTTASTSTEIGDGYLKFLGLCSHEYFHTWNVKRIKPAAFAPYNLQAESYSPLLWLFEGFTSYYDDLMLVRAGLIDEAAYFKLLGKTVNSVLRGSGRSKQSVADSSFDAWGKYYRQDENAPNAIVSYYTKGSLIALAFDLTIRSKTNGEKSLDDVMQALWQRYGRDFYKGKARGVTPAEVEALFDEIAGTRMKPFFERYIRGTDDVPLARLLAPFGVKYSDARKAEKASLDVNLGRDGNDAKLAQVHQGGAAHTAGLSAGDVLVAVDGLRVTGSNLDTLLGRYAVGARVAIHAFRRDELMTFAAVLQGDRVPGVSLTLLPTPKKATGPKRPSAV